In Acaryochloris marina S15, a single genomic region encodes these proteins:
- the psaA gene encoding photosystem I core protein PsaA — MTNSPGGPETKGRTAEVDINPVKASLEVAGKPGHFNKSLSKGPQTTTWIWNLHALAHDFDTQTNDLEEISRKIFSAHFGHLAIVFVWISGMIFHAARFSNYYAWLADPLGNKPSAHVVWPIVGQDILNADVGNGFHGIQITSGLFHILRGAGMTAPIELYSTSIGALVAAAVTMYAGYFHYHKKAPKLEWFQNAEATIGGHLINLLGLGNLAWTGHLIHVALPINKMLDSGMAPEDIPIPHEYLLDKAFMADLYPSFAQGLTPFFTLNWGVYSDFLTFKGGLDPQTGGLWMTDIAHHHLALAVMYIIAGHMYRTNWGIGHHMREIMDAHKGPFTGEGHKGLYDVLTTSWHAQLAINLACWGSFSIVCAHHMYAMPPYPYLATDYATQLNLFVHHMWLGGFYIVGGAAHAAIFMVRDYDPAMNQNNVLDRMLRHRDTIIAHLNWVCLFLGFHSFDLYIHNDEMRSLGRPQDMFSDTAIQLQPIFAQWVQNLQANVAGTIRAPLAEGATSLAWGGDPMFVGGKVAMQHVSLGTADFMIHHIHAFQIHVTVLILLKGVLYARSSRLIPDKASLGFRFPCDGPGRGGTCQSSGWDHVFLGLFWMYNCISIVNFHFFWKMQSDVWGTANASGGINYLTAGNWAQSSITINGWLRDFLWAQSVQVINSYGSALSAYGILFLGAHFIWAFSLMFLFSGRGYWQELIESIVWAHSKLKIAPAIQPRAMSITQGRAVGLGHYLLGGIVTSWSFYLARILALG; from the coding sequence ATGACAAATAGCCCAGGTGGGCCAGAGACGAAAGGCAGAACAGCTGAAGTTGACATCAACCCCGTCAAAGCTTCTTTAGAAGTCGCGGGTAAACCAGGTCACTTTAACAAGAGTCTGTCGAAGGGTCCCCAAACCACAACTTGGATTTGGAACCTTCACGCTCTAGCTCATGACTTCGATACACAAACTAACGACCTGGAAGAAATTTCCCGCAAAATCTTTAGTGCCCATTTCGGACACTTAGCAATTGTTTTTGTGTGGATCAGCGGGATGATCTTCCACGCTGCTCGTTTTTCTAACTACTACGCTTGGTTAGCCGATCCACTTGGCAACAAACCCAGTGCTCACGTAGTTTGGCCCATTGTTGGTCAAGATATTTTAAATGCAGATGTAGGTAATGGATTCCACGGAATCCAGATTACCTCTGGCCTTTTCCATATATTGCGTGGAGCTGGAATGACAGCTCCCATCGAACTTTACTCCACCTCTATTGGTGCCTTGGTAGCAGCTGCAGTAACCATGTATGCCGGTTACTTCCACTACCACAAGAAGGCTCCAAAGTTGGAGTGGTTCCAAAATGCTGAAGCAACCATTGGTGGTCACCTCATCAATTTGCTCGGCTTAGGTAACTTAGCTTGGACCGGTCACCTGATCCACGTTGCTTTGCCTATCAACAAAATGTTGGATTCTGGCATGGCGCCAGAAGATATTCCGATTCCGCATGAATATCTTCTGGATAAAGCCTTTATGGCCGATTTGTATCCAAGTTTTGCCCAAGGGCTAACGCCTTTCTTTACGCTGAATTGGGGTGTGTACTCTGATTTCTTAACCTTCAAAGGTGGACTTGATCCACAAACTGGTGGGTTATGGATGACGGATATCGCTCACCACCACTTGGCTCTAGCTGTGATGTACATCATTGCTGGTCACATGTACCGGACTAACTGGGGCATTGGCCATCACATGAGAGAAATCATGGATGCCCATAAAGGACCCTTCACAGGTGAAGGCCATAAAGGTCTCTATGATGTCTTAACCACTTCTTGGCATGCTCAGCTAGCCATTAACCTCGCATGTTGGGGTTCTTTCAGCATTGTTTGTGCCCATCACATGTACGCAATGCCTCCTTATCCATATTTGGCAACAGATTATGCAACTCAGTTGAATCTGTTTGTTCATCACATGTGGTTAGGCGGTTTCTACATTGTGGGTGGTGCAGCTCACGCTGCTATCTTCATGGTGCGAGATTATGATCCCGCCATGAACCAGAACAATGTTCTGGATCGCATGCTTCGTCACAGAGATACGATCATTGCTCATCTCAACTGGGTCTGTTTGTTCTTAGGATTCCATTCCTTCGACCTATACATCCACAACGATGAAATGCGTTCTTTGGGACGTCCTCAGGACATGTTCTCTGATACAGCAATTCAGCTTCAGCCTATCTTTGCTCAATGGGTTCAAAACCTGCAGGCAAACGTAGCTGGAACGATTCGAGCTCCCCTTGCTGAAGGCGCAACTAGCTTAGCTTGGGGTGGCGATCCCATGTTTGTCGGTGGCAAAGTTGCCATGCAGCATGTTTCCTTGGGAACTGCTGACTTCATGATTCACCACATTCACGCATTCCAGATTCACGTTACCGTTCTCATCCTCCTCAAAGGGGTTCTCTACGCTCGTAGCTCTCGTCTGATTCCAGACAAAGCTAGCTTGGGCTTCAGATTCCCTTGCGACGGACCAGGTCGTGGTGGTACTTGCCAATCTTCAGGTTGGGACCATGTGTTCTTGGGTCTGTTCTGGATGTACAACTGTATTTCGATTGTCAACTTCCACTTCTTCTGGAAAATGCAATCGGATGTCTGGGGTACCGCCAATGCAAGCGGTGGAATAAATTACCTGACAGCAGGCAACTGGGCACAGTCTTCAATCACCATTAATGGTTGGTTGCGAGATTTCTTGTGGGCCCAATCGGTTCAGGTGATTAACTCCTATGGTTCTGCCCTATCTGCCTACGGAATTCTCTTCCTAGGTGCCCACTTTATCTGGGCTTTCAGCCTGATGTTCTTGTTCAGTGGTCGTGGCTATTGGCAAGAGCTGATTGAGTCTATTGTTTGGGCTCACAGCAAATTAAAGATTGCCCCAGCTATCCAACCTCGCGCCATGAGTATTACTCAAGGTCGTGCAGTTGGGCTTGGCCATTACCTCTTAGGTGGAATTGTGACCTCTTGGTCCTTCTATCTAGCTCGAATTCTCGCATTAGGATAG
- the psaB gene encoding photosystem I core protein PsaB, which translates to MATKFPSFSQDLAQDPTTRRIWYGIATVHDFETHDGMTEENLYQKIFATHFGHLSIIFLWTAGLLFHVAWQGNFEQWIQDPLTVRPIAHAIWDPHLGDAATQAFTQAGASGPVDLCYSGVYHWWYTIGMRTNGDLYSGSIFLMVVAAVMLFAGWLHLQPKFRPSLAWFRDAESQMNHHLAVLFGASSLGWTGHLIHVAIPEARGQHVGWDNFLSTMPHPAGLAPFFTGRWAVYAQNPDTTGHLFGTSEGAGTAILTFVGGFHPQTEALWLTDIAHHHLAIAVLYIVAGHMYRTQFGIGHSMKEIMDAHRDPWYGATLEGLYDTYNESLHFQLAFHLAALGVITEVVAQHMYSLPSYAFISQDYVTQAALYTHHQYIGGFLALGAYAHGGIFFVRDYDPERNKGNALSRLLEHKEAIISHLSWVSMFLGFHTLDLYVHNDVVVAFGTPEKQILPEPIFAEWVQACHGKLLLGLDNLLSNPQSIASTAWPNYGDVWLPGWLDAVNGSGTPFLNIGPGDFLVHHGIAFSIHVTVLICVKGCLDARGSKLMPDKKDFGYSFPCDGPGRGGTCDISAWDSFYLATFWMLNTIGWVTFYFNWKQLSVWSGNLAQFNNDSTYLMGWLRDYLWGYSAQLINGYTPFGVNSLSVWAWIFLLGHLCWATGFLFLISWRGYWQELIETLVWAHQRTPLANLVMWKDKPVALSIVQGRLVGLVHFAVGYFVTYGAFVIGATAPLG; encoded by the coding sequence ATGGCTACTAAATTTCCAAGTTTTAGCCAAGACCTTGCCCAAGATCCAACAACTCGTCGGATCTGGTACGGAATTGCTACGGTTCATGACTTTGAAACTCATGACGGAATGACGGAAGAAAATCTTTACCAAAAGATTTTCGCAACTCACTTCGGTCATCTTTCTATCATTTTCCTCTGGACTGCAGGTCTGCTTTTCCACGTCGCCTGGCAAGGCAACTTTGAACAGTGGATCCAAGATCCACTAACCGTTCGTCCCATCGCCCACGCGATTTGGGACCCTCATCTGGGTGATGCTGCAACTCAGGCTTTCACTCAAGCTGGTGCTTCTGGCCCAGTTGATCTTTGTTACTCCGGTGTTTACCACTGGTGGTACACCATTGGTATGCGTACCAATGGAGATCTCTACAGTGGCTCCATCTTCTTGATGGTTGTCGCTGCAGTCATGCTATTTGCAGGTTGGCTTCACCTACAACCCAAATTTCGACCTAGCTTAGCTTGGTTTAGAGATGCTGAATCCCAAATGAACCACCACTTGGCAGTTCTTTTTGGTGCTAGCTCTTTGGGTTGGACAGGTCACTTGATTCACGTTGCTATTCCCGAAGCTCGGGGTCAGCACGTGGGTTGGGATAACTTCCTGTCAACCATGCCTCACCCTGCTGGTTTAGCGCCTTTCTTCACCGGTCGTTGGGCAGTATATGCTCAAAACCCTGATACAACTGGTCATCTTTTTGGTACCAGTGAAGGTGCAGGAACCGCTATTCTCACATTTGTGGGTGGCTTCCATCCTCAAACTGAAGCTCTGTGGCTAACAGATATTGCCCACCATCATTTGGCAATCGCTGTTCTCTACATTGTTGCGGGTCATATGTACCGAACTCAGTTTGGTATCGGCCACAGCATGAAAGAGATCATGGATGCTCATAGAGATCCTTGGTATGGTGCAACTCTTGAAGGTCTGTATGACACTTACAACGAGTCACTCCACTTCCAGCTAGCCTTCCACTTGGCTGCGTTAGGAGTCATCACTGAGGTTGTTGCTCAGCACATGTACTCGTTGCCGTCTTATGCGTTTATCTCGCAAGACTATGTGACTCAGGCTGCGCTATACACTCACCACCAATACATCGGTGGATTCCTAGCTCTAGGTGCTTATGCACACGGTGGCATCTTCTTCGTTCGGGATTATGATCCTGAGCGCAACAAAGGAAATGCTCTTTCCAGACTGCTTGAGCACAAAGAAGCTATTATTTCCCACTTGTCTTGGGTATCAATGTTCTTGGGTTTCCATACTCTAGACTTGTATGTCCATAACGACGTGGTTGTTGCTTTCGGCACACCTGAGAAGCAAATTCTACCTGAGCCTATTTTTGCTGAATGGGTACAAGCATGTCACGGCAAGCTTCTATTGGGTCTAGACAATTTATTGTCTAATCCTCAGAGTATTGCTTCTACTGCCTGGCCTAATTACGGAGATGTATGGCTCCCCGGCTGGCTGGATGCTGTGAATGGTTCTGGTACGCCGTTCTTGAATATCGGCCCTGGAGACTTTCTAGTCCACCATGGTATTGCTTTCAGTATTCATGTAACCGTCTTGATTTGTGTTAAAGGCTGCTTAGATGCCCGTGGCTCTAAGCTTATGCCCGACAAGAAAGACTTTGGATACAGCTTTCCTTGTGATGGTCCTGGTAGAGGCGGCACTTGCGATATTTCCGCTTGGGACTCCTTCTACTTGGCTACATTCTGGATGCTCAACACCATTGGTTGGGTGACCTTCTACTTCAACTGGAAACAGTTAAGTGTTTGGTCCGGCAACCTAGCTCAGTTCAATAATGACTCAACCTACCTAATGGGATGGCTGAGAGATTATCTCTGGGGTTATTCTGCTCAATTGATTAATGGTTATACACCTTTCGGTGTGAATAGCCTGTCGGTCTGGGCATGGATCTTCCTCTTAGGTCACCTGTGCTGGGCTACTGGCTTCTTGTTCTTGATCTCCTGGAGAGGTTACTGGCAAGAGCTGATTGAGACTCTCGTTTGGGCTCACCAGCGTACTCCCCTCGCCAACTTGGTGATGTGGAAAGACAAGCCTGTTGCTCTATCTATCGTTCAAGGTCGCTTAGTTGGCTTAGTTCACTTTGCGGTCGGCTATTTTGTTACCTACGGTGCTTTTGTGATTGGTGCGACAGCTCCTCTCGGCTAA
- a CDS encoding DM13 domain-containing protein, with translation MRLKYLGQVLWVGLLLMSCSGGPDSEPLADQTASQPALSKSATGKTLAQGDFVGSDHDTKGSATLISSDGKTLLEFDQAFKTDQGPDLFVLLHQDAKPETYNPDDYKVVSKLQNTQGLQQYEIPADVDLAKYQSVAIWCKKFNVTFGYAPLTDQQSQG, from the coding sequence ATGAGATTGAAATATTTGGGTCAGGTTCTATGGGTTGGCCTACTGCTGATGTCATGCTCAGGCGGTCCAGACTCTGAGCCATTAGCAGATCAAACAGCCTCTCAGCCTGCTTTAAGCAAATCTGCAACGGGCAAAACTTTGGCCCAAGGAGACTTTGTTGGATCGGATCATGATACCAAGGGAAGCGCTACCCTCATCTCCAGTGATGGCAAGACTTTGCTTGAATTTGATCAAGCCTTTAAAACTGATCAAGGTCCTGATTTATTTGTATTGTTACACCAGGATGCGAAGCCAGAAACTTATAATCCAGACGACTATAAGGTGGTCAGTAAACTACAGAATACTCAAGGCTTACAACAGTATGAGATCCCTGCAGATGTAGATCTCGCCAAGTATCAGTCTGTTGCGATTTGGTGTAAGAAATTTAATGTTACGTTTGGCTATGCCCCATTAACCGATCAGCAAAGCCAGGGATAA
- a CDS encoding DEAD/DEAH box helicase — translation MARKPTLTYDRGTLILHPPPKGKDWLDFATWDDRVERFRVPAIEYRSLLTATQITDPRLVDQAKSYETLELTPSLQMEPYRHQQEALDAWQQERRGVVVLPTAAGKTYLAQLVIQATQRSTLITVPTLDLMHQWYAHLVAAFPDAEIGLLGGGSRDRTPILISTYDSAAIQAENLGNRYGLLVFDECHHLPSSFNRVIAEYAIAPYRLGLTATPERSDGKHEDLDSLIGPTVYRRSAEELSGVALAKHRTVQIQVKLSAQERERYDELIQTRNQFLQSAHIFLGSLKGWQQFVRESARSKAGRRAMLAHRQARAIAFGTEGKLRILADLLAQHHPEQTLIFTDDNATVYRVSQDFLIPAITHKTPVKERHDILQRFRSGDYPTLIASRVLNEGVDVPEASIAIVLSGTGSTREYVQRLGRVLRKGKDPDKLALLYEVIAENTSEENTARRRQPKKSKPQLSVVPKPYATNDVPIPRAAEKKSDGSQSSEH, via the coding sequence ATGGCGCGTAAGCCAACCTTAACCTACGATCGCGGCACGTTAATTTTGCATCCCCCGCCGAAGGGCAAAGATTGGCTGGATTTCGCGACCTGGGATGATCGCGTGGAACGGTTTCGGGTGCCAGCAATTGAGTACCGATCCTTGCTGACGGCTACACAAATCACCGATCCACGTCTGGTAGATCAAGCTAAATCCTACGAGACTTTGGAGCTGACTCCTAGTCTACAAATGGAGCCCTATCGTCATCAGCAGGAGGCTCTAGATGCTTGGCAGCAGGAACGTCGAGGGGTCGTTGTCTTACCGACAGCAGCGGGTAAAACCTATTTAGCTCAGCTTGTGATTCAGGCTACTCAACGCAGTACTTTAATCACCGTCCCGACGCTGGATTTAATGCATCAGTGGTATGCCCATTTGGTTGCCGCTTTCCCCGATGCGGAGATCGGCTTGTTAGGCGGTGGTTCACGAGATCGTACCCCAATACTCATTTCCACTTACGACAGTGCCGCTATCCAAGCTGAAAATTTGGGCAATCGCTATGGTCTACTCGTTTTCGATGAATGCCACCATTTACCTAGTAGCTTTAATCGGGTGATTGCTGAATATGCCATTGCCCCTTATCGGTTGGGACTCACGGCAACCCCAGAGCGGAGTGATGGTAAGCATGAAGATTTAGATAGCCTGATTGGCCCCACGGTCTATCGCCGTTCTGCAGAAGAGCTGTCTGGTGTCGCCTTAGCCAAACATAGAACGGTCCAAATTCAGGTCAAGCTTTCTGCCCAAGAACGAGAACGATACGATGAGCTGATTCAAACTCGCAACCAGTTTCTTCAATCTGCCCATATTTTTCTGGGAAGCTTAAAAGGTTGGCAGCAGTTTGTGCGGGAGAGTGCTCGCTCCAAAGCAGGGCGGAGAGCTATGTTGGCCCATCGTCAGGCCCGTGCGATCGCATTCGGTACTGAAGGCAAACTCCGCATCCTCGCTGATCTCTTAGCCCAGCACCATCCTGAACAAACGCTGATTTTTACCGACGATAATGCTACAGTCTATCGAGTTTCCCAAGATTTTTTAATCCCAGCCATTACCCATAAAACCCCTGTCAAAGAGCGCCATGATATTTTGCAACGGTTTCGCTCCGGTGATTACCCCACTCTAATTGCTTCTCGCGTCCTCAATGAAGGGGTAGACGTTCCAGAAGCGAGTATTGCCATTGTCCTCTCAGGAACAGGTTCAACCCGAGAATATGTGCAGCGCTTGGGGCGAGTGCTACGCAAAGGCAAAGATCCAGATAAATTGGCTTTACTGTATGAGGTGATTGCGGAGAATACCAGTGAAGAAAATACTGCGCGTCGTCGGCAACCTAAGAAAAGCAAACCTCAATTATCTGTAGTTCCCAAGCCATATGCGACCAATGATGTCCCAATCCCTCGGGCTGCGGAGAAGAAATCAGATGGGTCTCAATCTTCTGAGCATTGA
- a CDS encoding Mo-dependent nitrogenase C-terminal domain-containing protein, translated as MTTSSQSTFTADQTSTWLRGLMTIAWSDGKFDPQEQSLIEEVVANELTPDLENDSFKPISPEELADGLGDNPKVAENFLRTAVMVALADGVYSSSEDQVLETFAQALRVQLTAVDSLRLTLDGEAIGGAPKPTEKQPRDPLKPVRQWLDGLDIQDPEVARFLCKMIPSQCPFERDITLFGKKVVHIPPMCKLNPLYEQLVGLRFKALSYLADDCKEDVSSYI; from the coding sequence ATGACAACTAGCTCACAATCTACTTTCACAGCGGATCAGACCTCTACTTGGCTCCGAGGCCTGATGACCATTGCCTGGTCTGATGGCAAGTTTGATCCTCAGGAACAGTCACTGATTGAGGAAGTAGTGGCAAATGAACTGACGCCGGACCTAGAGAACGATTCCTTTAAGCCCATTTCCCCAGAAGAGCTGGCCGATGGCTTAGGCGATAATCCCAAAGTTGCAGAAAACTTTTTGCGGACTGCAGTGATGGTGGCCCTTGCCGATGGGGTGTATTCCAGTTCTGAAGACCAAGTCCTGGAAACCTTTGCCCAGGCTCTACGAGTCCAGCTCACGGCCGTTGACTCTCTACGCCTCACCTTAGATGGCGAAGCCATAGGTGGCGCACCGAAACCCACTGAAAAGCAACCTCGCGATCCCCTCAAGCCTGTTCGCCAATGGCTGGATGGTTTGGATATTCAAGACCCCGAAGTGGCCCGGTTCCTGTGCAAAATGATTCCTTCCCAATGCCCATTTGAACGGGATATCACCTTATTTGGCAAGAAGGTGGTCCATATTCCCCCCATGTGCAAACTCAACCCCCTCTATGAACAGCTCGTAGGCTTGCGGTTTAAGGCCCTGTCTTATCTTGCTGATGACTGTAAAGAAGATGTCTCGTCCTACATCTAA